A region of the Sporomusaceae bacterium FL31 genome:
ATATCACAAAATCTAATAATGATTTTGGGGTCGAGCATGTGCTGCAGAAATATATCTTGAGTACAATTAAATGATTAATGTGACCATAGTCAGCCCTGAATTTAGTGATAAGGGTGGTTTAATATGAATCAACCAATTATGATTGGTGTCGACATTGGAACAACAGGGATTCGTTCGGTGGCTTACCGCCTGGATGGCAGTACTGCAGCAATCGCTACAGAAGAGTATCCTCTATTTACTGACCAGTCAGGGGTTGCCGAACAAGATGCTGATACCATTATGATGGCCATGGAAGCCGTTGTTAGCCGAACTGTTCAATTGCTGCAGCATGAAGCCATTCAAGTTAAGGGATTAGCGTTAAGTTCGGCTTTACACAGCTTTCTAGCAGTCGGTGATGATGGACGGCCATTGAGCCGCGTAATGACCTGGGCAGATACGCGCGGGCAAATTTACCTTGAGGATGTAAAGGGGAAAATAGATACACAGGCTTTGTATCGCCGCACCGGCTGTCCGACGCATCCCATGTATCCCCTCCTTAAAATTTATTGGCTGAAGAATCAGCAGCCTGCGATATTTTCAAAAACAAGCTGGTTTTGCTCAATCAAAGACTATGCTTTTCATCGTTTGACCGGAGAGCGGGTTGTTGACCGGTCAGTTGCTAGTGGCAGCGGCTGCTATAACTTGCAGACATTGGAATGGGATTTAGAAGTTTTAGCGCTGTTAGGCATTAGTCAGCAAACTATGCCCAAAGTGGTCGCAACGACAACTCAATATCCGCTGCAAGAAAAAATAGCAGTAAGGCTAGGTTTGTCGGCCGACTTGCCAGTTATTATTGGCGCAGGTGATGGGATGCTGGCCAATGTTGGTGTCGGGGCGGTAAAAGCTGGGCAAATTAATATTACCATTGGTACCAGTGGCGCCATCAGGATGGCAGCAGACCAGCCTAAAACAGATGAAAAGGGCAGAACCTGGTGCTATAATCTGGCAGAAGGTCGCTGGATGCTAGGCGGGGCCATTAACAATGGTGGCGTATCTTTCCGGTGGGTACGGGATAAGTTTGCTGAAACCGAGCAACGGGTATCAGAGAAGCTTGGCTTGGATTCTTATAGTTTGTTGGCAACTTATGCCCAAAAGGTACCAGCTGGTGCAAATGGACTCATTTTATTACCATTTTTTACTGGTGAGCGGGCGCCTTACTGGAATGCCGATGCTCGCGGGATATTATTTGGCTTGACTCTCAATCATGATAAGCGGCATATCATTCGGGCTGTTTTAGAAGGAATCTGTTATCGGATGAAAAGTGTGCTGATTTCTCTGGAAGAGATTACGGGGACTGCTCAGGAAATCCGGGTAAGTGGCAGTTTCACGCGCTCTGAGGTGTGGCTGCAAATTTTGTCTGATGTGCTTGGGCGTGAAATATCATTGCCTAATGTGGAAGAGGGAGCAGCCTTTGGAGCAGCCATCTTAGGTTTTTATACGGTCGGGCTGCTGCCAAGTATTGATATTACGGCTGATATGGTGGGCATCAAAAAAGTTTTTACTCCTAACCAGGTTAACTTTGAAAAATATAAACAACTCTATACCATTTATGAACAAATCTATTGGAACTTACAAGAACCATTTCGTTTAATTGCCAATTATCAGCGAAATGAAATAGACGGATAATCAGCACAGTAAGCCGCTTAACTTTTCATAAATAGTGTGAGAAGGCTAAGCGGCCTATTTCATTTGAACTGGGAAAATTAAAATGATGTTGTGGCTATTTTCAAAGAAAATTCCAATGAAACTATGCGAAAATCTAGCTAAGAGTTTTAAAATAAATGTAAGGTGGAGGGGATCTATGGCTACGGAATAAACATCATGTCGAAATCTGAATGGCTTTTCTATTTTTGAGATTAAATGTTACACAAAACGAGTGATGACCTGATAATTGATAGGTTTATTCTGGACGCCAACGGCGAGGGATAACCTAACGGTAGTGAAGCGGCTTATTAACTAATTCGACAGTATCACTGATTTGCTCAGTACTGATTTGGGAACAGGATGGTTTAATATCTGGCTTAATAAACTCCTTAAACAATTGCACGCAAACTCAGTCTTGAGTCTGGGAGCAATTCTATCAAATTTAGCAGCAATAATTTTAGTTTAAACGGATTCAGTAAAAGTAAAAAACAGAATGAATTACAAGGATGATTCGAAATTCTAAACTTTGCCTGCAGGACGCAAGGCATTTAGAGTTTATTTGAATTATCCTTTTTTGTTTGTTCAAGGAGGATAAGATCATGTTGGTGTTAGGTAGAAAACCTGGTGAGTATGTCATGATTGGACAAGATATCATGGTCAAGGTCGTTAAAAGCAATGACGGTGACTTAAGGCTTGCCATTCATGCACCAAGAAATGTGTTGATTGTACGTGGCGAAATCTATGAAAAACAAGTGCTCTGCCTTAACGGACAGGTCATTGTGAGTTTACAGTAAAATTCGACTGAATTCGAGCTTTTTCAAAGTAAATCCCAAGAAATGTGGTTTATAATGAGGTATGATACTTGTCTGCAATCTATCATTTTGGTTGCGGAAAAAAGTCATACTGAAAGGAGTTGTACTGGTATGAATGTAACGTCAGTTGGTCAATCAACCACGAGTACGCAAAGCAGCAGCCAAAGTACACAAAGCCAGATTAAAGCCTTGGAAAAACAAAAGCAGCAATTGCAGGATGAAATTAATCAAGTCAATCAGGACAAGCAGACCAAATCAGAAGATAAAGAAAAAAAAGTGCAATTGCTGCAGGCTCAAATTCAAACCATTGAAACGCAAATACAGCAACTTGAACAAAAAAAGAACGAAGCTGCAGCAAATAGCAGTACGCAGCAAGCGAGCGGTAGTTCAGCAAGTAAGCAGGCTGCAGTCAAGCAGCTTGTTCGTCCGAGTATCGATTTAGAAGCCTAAGGAGGGTAAAGCATGAATGTTACATCAGCAACAACCTATTGGCCCTATACCTATGGTACGCAAAGCAGCAGTTCTACAAGCACTGCAAGTTCTGCAAGCAGTATGAGTGATGAATTGTTAGCTCAGCTGCAAAAGCAGTTAGAAGAATCTACAACAGATCAAACAACGAATACCCTGGACAGTGAATCTGCAGCATCCTTCTTTAGCGGTCAAATGAATCAAGGGATGATGCCGCCGCCTCCACCGCCGGAAGGTGCGATGCAGGCTAAGTCGGATAGCACTAGCTCAGAGAGCAGTCAAGCCATTACTGTACTTTCAAAGCAGCGGTTGAGTCAGGCCATTCAGGCTTACGAGCAATACTAAAAATTATTAAAAATAATTTTATTAAAAATACTTAAGTGTTTTACAACATATGCCGATATATAAAATAAGAGTAGCAATACTGCTTGTCTAGTATATCAATGAGATGCGAGCAGGGACGACTCGTTATTTTATACTTTCAGAATTTCATACATAACAAGGACGATTCGATGTGCCAAACTTAGCCCTACAGGACGTAGGGGAAGTTTGGAACTTTCGAATCGTCCTTTTTTGTTTGTACAAGGAGGAAGGATATTATGTTAGTTCTGGGGAGAAAACCGGGCGAGTATGTCATGATTGGCAAGGATATTATGGTCAAAGTCGTTAAAAGTGATGACGGCGACCTGCGACTAGCCATCAATGCCCCCCGCGATATCAATATTATCCGCGGTGAAATTTATGAAGACAAGCTTAAATATATCCCACATTCAGTGGAAGCAGGGTTATGAGAGATGAATAGGATGATTCAGGGACGATTACATTTGTTGAAGCCCGGTAGGACACCGGCATAGTTCAACAAGTGTAATCGTCTATTTTGTTTCCCGACAAGGGAATTCAATTTTGGTAATAAGCCGAGTGGCCATGAGGCTTGTTATAAATAAAAGCGAAAATGGAAGTTCGCTAAATAAAAACACGGAGGTTTTAAACTATGATTATTAATCACAATCTTGCGGCGATGAACACTTATCGTCAGTACAGCACCAACAATAATGCGGCTAGTAAGTCTTTAGAGAAACTTTCTTCCGGTCTGCGGATTAACAGTGCCGCCGATGATGCGGCAGGTCTGGCCATCTCAGAAAAAATGCGCTCGCAAATTCGCGGACTGGATCAAGCATCCAGCAATGCGCAAGACGCCATTTCACTGGTACAGACTGCAGAAGGTGCGTTAAGCGAAACTGAAAGTATTCTTCAACGGATGCGTGAATTATCGGTGCAATCATCCAATGATACGGCGACCGACTCAGACCGTACCGAAATGCAAAAAGAAATTGCTCAATTAAAAGATGAAATTGACCGTATTTCTAATGATACAGAATTCAATACAAAAA
Encoded here:
- the csrA_3 gene encoding carbon storage regulator homolog yields the protein MLVLGRKPGEYVMIGKDIMVKVVKSDDGDLRLAINAPRDINIIRGEIYEDKLKYIPHSVEAGL
- the csrA_2 gene encoding carbon storage regulator homolog, which translates into the protein MLVLGRKPGEYVMIGQDIMVKVVKSNDGDLRLAIHAPRNVLIVRGEIYEKQVLCLNGQVIVSLQ
- the gntK gene encoding gluconate kinase, with the protein product MNQPIMIGVDIGTTGIRSVAYRLDGSTAAIATEEYPLFTDQSGVAEQDADTIMMAMEAVVSRTVQLLQHEAIQVKGLALSSALHSFLAVGDDGRPLSRVMTWADTRGQIYLEDVKGKIDTQALYRRTGCPTHPMYPLLKIYWLKNQQPAIFSKTSWFCSIKDYAFHRLTGERVVDRSVASGSGCYNLQTLEWDLEVLALLGISQQTMPKVVATTTQYPLQEKIAVRLGLSADLPVIIGAGDGMLANVGVGAVKAGQINITIGTSGAIRMAADQPKTDEKGRTWCYNLAEGRWMLGGAINNGGVSFRWVRDKFAETEQRVSEKLGLDSYSLLATYAQKVPAGANGLILLPFFTGERAPYWNADARGILFGLTLNHDKRHIIRAVLEGICYRMKSVLISLEEITGTAQEIRVSGSFTRSEVWLQILSDVLGREISLPNVEEGAAFGAAILGFYTVGLLPSIDITADMVGIKKVFTPNQVNFEKYKQLYTIYEQIYWNLQEPFRLIANYQRNEIDG